The genomic DNA TCCGGGTGCAAAACGCGAAGTTTCGGATGTGGTGCTGTGTTCGCCTCTGCTTCCCGTTTCCCAGTGGCAGAGTCGAGGCTGTACGGCGTTGAGCGGCTCAGCATCATCCCCTGCAGGCGGGTGAACTTCTGGGGACGGGGAAGAGGCACTTCACAGGCTCTGTGCAGAAAAGATGCTGTAAACGATAAATGCCAGATATTATCACGCCATTTCAGACTCACAGGTGCCATGGCTGCTGGTTTCCAAGACATTCAGAGCAGGTTagcgtagaatcatagaatcgtacaatcattttggttggaagagaccctcaggatcgagtccaaccataacccagccctggcactgccccatgtcctgagaacctcctgtccgtctgtccaacccctccagggatggtgactccagcactgccctgggcagcctgttccaatgccccacagcccttgggggaagaaattgttccccacatccaacctcaacctcccctggcgcaacttgaggccgtttcctctggtcctggcgcttgttcctgcGGAGAACAACACTGTCCATGTTGCAACCTCCTTTCGGATAATTGTAGAAGACCTGCAGAGGAGCTACCGATGTTTTGGGCTGGATTATGTGCATAAACCTCAGCAGTGCTTTGGGTGCTTTTTGGACCCAGACGTCTCCCCTGCGGCTGCAAGGAGCAAAAGCTGCAGAAGGTGACGGTGGCTGCACACGGGCGTTGGAGGGGGCTCGCCCTCCTGAGGCACACGGGGAGGCTGCCCCCTCATCAACATTGCCAGCCCTGATGTTCTAAGGGCGGCCATGGCCTTTCTGAGACCCCAAGTGGTCTTTGTGGCGGGACGCGCACCTGGGCTGGGCGCCATGCAGCGCGCAGGCCGCCGTGCCCCTCTGCCCTGGGGGAGCGGCATTCTGTGTGGGGTGAGGGCAGAaagggggctgcggggccgcctCTCCTTTGTCACATCGCGTTCGATGTTACGTCCGGACCTCGCTTTACTACAATTATAATTGCCATTGTTATTGTTATGCTGCTTATGGCAGGACGAGGGCGTTTTGTCCCTTCGCGGGCTCCGTACGTACGGCTCTCGCCGGCACGAACCGCCCTTTCCTGTCCCGCTCGGGGAGGCGGGCTGCGCCGCCATCTTGGAAGTGGGCAGGCGGCACGGTCTTCCCTGGCGGGGCGGTGTTTCCCGGGAGGAGACGGGAGGAAGGTGGGGATGAAGGACGGGATGAGTCTCCGCTAATGGTGAAAGGCTGCGTTGAGGCCGTGGCGGTGGGGGAAGATGGCACAGAAGGAGCCGGTGCCCGGAGGCAAGATGGCGCCCGCAGCCTCAGCCGGAGGGGCGGGGCGCtacggcggcgcggcggggtCAGCGCGCTTGGCGGGAGCGGGAAGCGCCGAGACCGCGCTTGGCGCTCGGGAGCCGTTGGGGACGCGACCGCCGCCATGCACGTCGTGAAGCGGGGTgagggggcaccggggggcCCCCGCGCTGGGGGGAGTGTGAGGGGGTCTCCCTGTCATGGGCCTGGTGTGAGGGGACGGGACCCCTCTGCTTTGGGGGGCCCCTCTCATGGCGTCTGGTGTGAGGGGACAGGGCTCCTCTATTTTGGGGGTCCCTCATGGCGCTGGTGTGAGGGGATGGGACCCTCtctgttttgggggggtcctcTCTCACGGTTCCTGGCATTAGGGGGGAGGATCTCTATTTTTGGGGATCCTCTCATGACCCTGCCGTGAGGGGACAGGACCCCTCTATTTTGGGGGTCCCCTCATGGCCCTGATGTGAGGGGATGGGATCTCCTCTATTTTGGGGGGTCCTTTCATGGCCATGTTATGAGGGGATGGTATCCCCTCTGTTTTGGGGGTCCCCTTATGGAGCCTGGTGTGAAGTGGCACCCAAAGTGAGCAGATGGGACCCCCCtctgttttgggggggttttcaTGGCACAGGATGTGGAAGGATGGGATTCCCTCCTCTTTGGGGGGTCTCTCATGGCCCTGTTGGCAGGGGATGGGATCCTCTCTGTTTTGGGGGTCCCTCTCATGGCCGTGCTGTGAGGCAACAGGACCCCTCTGCATTGGAAGGACCGTCTCCTGGCACCTAACGTGAGCAGATGGGACAcccctgtgttttgggggtcccTCATGACACCGAATGTGGAAGGATGGGATTCTCTCCACTTTGGGGGCAGTTTGCCAGGCACCCAGCTGAGGGGACAGCACCCCCTCTGTAATGGGGGGACCTGGGAGGGAGGAAGCTCCCCCCATGATATCAAGAGATGAGACCTCTCAGTTTTCTTTGGGAGACCCCCCCGCTAACCGTGGTAAGGAGCTTTGGGCTTGGTCCCCACACCTGGGGTCACGGGAGGTGCCCCCAGCCCCCTAGTAGTATCAGCTCTTGggtaaatcacagaatcacaggtggtttgggttggagggaccttcccagctcccccagtgccccccctgccatgagcagggacatctgcaccagctcaggttgctcagagccccatccagcctggcctgggatggtTCCTTGGACTGGAAATGGGGACCCCAAAAGGTACGAGAGCCTTAGGGCcgctcctgtccctgcctgttGTGGGACCAGCTGGGGACCcgctcttttctcctcttctgagGTAGAACTGTGCCCTGGGGTACAAGTCCCTGTCCCCCATTTAAGTGGGGTGAGctccctgttttattttcttcgcTGCACGGAGACCTGCGCCTCTGTGCAAGGGACCCCGCATGTAGCAGATCGGCACAGGGGTCGAACCTCAACAGGTTCTCCTTGGTGAGTCTCAGCCCGGGTTCCCCCAGATGAGGGCTGGCTCCGTGTGCGGGGCGCTGGGTAGGAGGTTACTGGGCTTAACTGGTTCTTTATGGTGACGGGAGCAGCTGTGATAACAGCGACCTTTTCTCAACAGATGGACGCCAGGAGCGCGTCATGTTTGACAAGATCACGTCGCGCATCCAGAAGCTCTGCTACGGGCTCAACGCCGACTTTGTGGATCCCGTGAGTCTGTCCTTTGTCCTGCTGTCCTGTTCGCTGCCCCTGTGATCTGCTGAGAGCCAGCGGCGGGGGCCGGGTGTTACCCAGTTATTGTATGTGGCAAAAGCCAACTAATGGCTTGTGCAGGAACACTTGCAAAATGCACTCGTAATTTGTTTCTTCTAATTGTTCATGTTCtgagttgtgggtttttttcaccttcaCAGATATAGATTCTGAGACTGTGGTTGGGGGAAAATCAGTTTACCTATTCTAAACTGCTTTTACTTGAAACATTGTTGAAGCGATTGAGCTTGTGCTTGAAAAAAGCGTTGTTGTTTGCTCCAACTCGCATATTGTAGTTTTGGTGGATCGCTCTCAATTTCAATCTGCACGGCTGGAGCAATATGATGgggaaagcagctcttgctAAAACAAGGTGCCCTTTCTGTCCGACAGACCCCCTCGTCATTATAATATCcctactttgcttttttttgagCTGTGTAAGATTTTGAGTGCGTGTTGATCCTGCCTCTGTAAGCTCCTTGCAAAGCCTGCTCAGATCACAGCTCCCTCCTGGATGCACTGCTCGCTGCGGGATTTTTGTGCAGATCTGCAGACCCAGTCTGTTCGTTTGGACTTGCCAACTTAGGCTCTTCCCATCTCCAAGATCTAATGATCTGTTTTCACATCAGATCTCTCTCCTGCAGTGTAGAACGTGCCCTTTCTTGTAGCGCTCAGTGCTAAATGCttgagagaaaagcagaaagtacTTTAGAGATGGTGGATGTAAATGGCTTTTCCTGTGAGAGTCCCCACCTGGCCGATGAAGACGAGGTTCAGTCATGAAGCAAAAGCCACTGGATCCCCTccagggttggggttttttttttctcttgtcatGAAATGATTTTAAGCGTAGTGCGTTCAGGCCCTTATAAAGTCAAGCTTCGCTAAGAGTTTCAAAACTTCCAAGCAAATACTGTTTAACCTGACTTTTCTCCCTGTGAACTTTGCTGCTGCTCTATTCCAGCCTTCCGGAAGgtgtctgcagagaaaaagtTGTTAATGATTCCGGATTGAtagtttctgctttcttcactcTTTCCTCGCTCTCCCTTCTGCCCCAGGATTACTCTACAATTTTAGGACTCAGTACTTCTGAGAGcatttgatattttaatttgcttttctattCAAACAGCGAACGGCACTGCTTATACTGAACCATATCTTATATCTTAAATGGCTGAAACACCAGgatgttttttcccccaacaacAGGTAGGTAACCTCCAGAACTCTCCTTTTTCAGGCCCAGATCACCATGAAGGTGATTCAGGGACTGTACAGCGGCGTGACGACCGTGGAGCTGGACACGCTGGCTGCCGAAACGGCCGCCACGCTGACCACCAAGCACCCCGACTATGCCATCCTGGCGGCCAGGATCGCCGTCTCCAACCTGCACAAAGAGACCAAGAAAGTCTTCAGTGGTCAGTCGCTCTGCGGGCACTCGGGCAGCAATTAGTCACAACGGGAGTGGGAGTTTGTGAGGATGTATTTATGGAAATCTCTTTCTCAAGGAGATGTTACCGAGTACCCAGGCTCACTAAAAATGCCATGGAGATGAAAAACAGGAGTTCTAGGCACGTCACAAGGAAAACGAAATTGCCTGCTTTGTGAAAAGTGTCTGTATAAATAGATGGGTGAAAAATGTAACTGACTGAAATCAGGCAACGCTTTCTTTCCCATTTATTGTGTGTTATAAATTctataaaaaaaattgtaagagAAGTGTGTTTGTAAGGTTAACTGATTAGTAATAGCAGGTGGAAGAAAAGTTGCACATTTGTCGAGCTGGAGGGGGTAATTTTAGAGGATGGGTGGTGCTGCCTGCTCAGTCCTTGAACACAAATGTCACACGATGCGTATCGAGGTCTGCGGATGTTCTTAAACACCTTTCTGTTGCAGACGTGATGGACGATCTCTACAACTACATAAACCCTCACAACGGGAAGCACTCGCCGATGATCTCCAAAGAAACTCTAGACATAGTTTTGGCCAACAAAGATGTacgtaacttttttttcccccacttctaagttttaaatattcagcaaatagttcagataatttatttttcttgtttttgagTGAGCTATGTCTGTTTTAGGACAAAAAAGCCGATGCAGAAACCAGTGCAAGTGATAACTGCTCTGTTCTGGAGAGTTTAAAAGAGATGATGTGGGAATTTCCATCATACAATGATGTTTCTATAGTAGAATCCATTTTCTTGGATATCGGCACAACTCATTAATTTGAGAAAAAGCACCTTTTGCTGCAGCAATCTGTTTTGTGTGCACAGCAGGGAGAGATGTGGTTTGGTTTCTGATTTCAGGTTGTTCCAGGTCTCTGTTCTTCTGGGGAGGTCACGTTTGTATTTCGATTCTATCTCGTGTTTCTTAGTGTCTAGTTAGACTCCAGTAAAACGCAGCCAACAATTGTGCAttgtacttggaaaaaaaaagttaaaactgcatttttttcaagataAGTGCTCTGAGCCGATACCTGTTTCACAAGACCTTTCAGGCGAGAAATGCTGAACAATGGCAGCATTGGCATTAACGTGAGACGCAACAAATCTGAttgtaaatgtaattttttctctgtgttttctcctcCCAGCGCCTCAATTCTGCCATTATCTACGACAGAGACTTCTCCTACAACTATTTTGGTTTCAAGGTAAAAAGCACATTGCTCCTGACACTGAAAACTGCTGTTTTGCTATTGTTCCGGGGCTGAGTCTTTTGGAAGGGCTGGTAATACTCGCAGAATCATCTAGATTTGGGAAAATGGCACTGGAGTAGGTGTGACGTTAGTGGATTTGTGAAAAACAAGGAGGACCTGCAGAAAGCCGTTGCCTAACTGGATGAATCGTGTGCTTTGCTCTTGGCGTcgttgccttcccttgcctgcTGCGATATTGTAACCGTGGGGCTCTGACCCCAGCAGGTCGCACTGGGTGTTGCTGGAAGCTTCCCGGCTTGCGCCTTTCCTCGAGGAAATAATCTGATTCGTAATAACCccaaaaaggcatttttgcttttccccatcGTTTCATATTGAGATATACAGTACCTGACACCCCTCCTGTAATTGTGGCTGTAATCCATTTGGCACAGGCTTCAAAGGCATCTGCTGTAGCTGTAGGCTCACTGTATTTGTAACTTGGGGTGTTCAACACCCCAACTGTGACACAGGTTGTCTGGAAAGCGTTATTGTAATGTAACTAATGACATTTTGAGGACGGATGGGGTTGTGGAGAGCGAGTACCCCCCCCATTACCAGCCTTAGTTCACTGGGGTTGGGAGGTAGTGTTGAACGTTGTGGCTGCAGGCTCCGCTACCGCTGTGTAATCCGGGCTGTAAATCCTTGGAATCTCACAGTGGCCTCTGGTTTATGTGGCCGTTAGCCACCTCGTGTCCTGTGCCAGTGACACGAGGAGGAGTGGAGCGCAGGGCTGGCGTTTCCCTTGAAGCCTGGCACAAGGAGCATGAattttatggttggacttgatgatcttgagggtctcttccaaacggaatgattctgcgattctgtgattctaaggtGCTCGAGTTTGGAgttaataggattttttttgttttaaactgaaaccCGCATGTCTACTAAAATgcattctctctttttaaagacTCTAGAACGCTCCTACCTGCTGAAAATCAACTCAAAAGGTAAGAACTCTCTGTATCGGCTTAAAGTGCGATTCTTTTAGCTGACTCTTCTTGGAGCAGGAGGTTTGActggagacctcctgaggttccttccaacccaaattattctgttgattctgtgaaaaccatGGCTCATTGCACGTTGTTTGGAGCTGGTTGCGAGTACCTCTCTGTCTGCATTTGCACATTTACCTGTCACGCTGatgttcctttttctcctcGTGTTCTTGTTATCAGTTGCCGAGCGTCCGCAGCACATGCTGATGCGGGTGGCGGTGGGGATCCACAAAACCGACATCGACGCCGCGATCGAGACGTACAACCTGCTGTCGGAGCGGTGGTTCACCCACGCCTCCCCCACGCTCTTCAACGCCGGCACCAACCGCCCGCAGCTCTCCAGGTACCTGTGCCTGCCGAGCTGGCTTAGCGCAGAACTAACGGAGAGAAAGTCTGGGAGATGGGGCCTGTTCCAATGAAATGCTTTCGCAGCTTCTAAAAATAATAGCTATGTGTCTGTGACAGTTTTATGAAGTTTTGAGAAGCTGCTGTCGAATTTAACTTGATTTCTGGTCTTCGGGGAAAAATACTCAGGTTTCTGTCAGCTTCCAAACCTAATGGAAGTGTTTACGTggttacattttatttaaaagttatgTATATGCATAGTCTTCTGTAGATGACAAAATGAGTCACGATAATTGTTTTcgaaaagatattaaaatagcAAGTGTAGTTGAGATGatcttaaaaacattttactttgcTAACACAGGTATCAATAATACAACCGTTGCTCGTGATGTTTTCTAAAACCGTCCTTGCAACCtatggttttgctttatttatttgctttgcgTAGCAAGTTAAAGATGCAGTGTGTACCCTTGGTTTTGCCCAGCCCTGGTCAAATTCTtcttgacttattttttttgtaatctttGTACGCTGAAGCTGTTTGTTCTCGTCAGTTGTTTCCTGCTGTGCATGAAGGACGACAGCATCGAGGGGATCTACGACACGCTCAAGCATTGCGCGCTCATCTCCAAGTCTGCCGGGGGGATCGGCCTGGCCGTGAGCTGCATCCGCGCCACGGGCAGCTACATTGCTGGGGTGAGTGTTCCCGGCACAGCTCGCCCTCCTGCTCTCAGGAAATGTCCGGATTGCAGTTGCCAAATTGATGCGGCTTCTACCGAGTGAGTTTAGCACAGCAGTTAGTCCAGTCTAGCTCAGCAGTCCTTGGCTTTTCAGTGGGCTCCAAGACAAAAAGGTTGGTTGTCCTTGGTGTTTTGCCTTCTTAGTAGAAGTCCTTCCAAAACCAGGATCTTAATCCACTGTTTGATCAGATGATTCCAACTTCTTTGTTTATTAGCAACCTAGGAGTGTGCTCAGACTTGTGCATTAgcccttttcatttttatgtctaACTGCTTAAAGTCATCTGTGAATGTGTGCTTAGTTTTTTTGTTGCAGTGTATGTAACCTCTGCAAGCCTTTAGATTGTGTAATGTAGAGGAAAGCAGTTAGGAGGTACATTTATTTAACTCTGGGACCAGTAGCtgatatattaatatatgcatttttgtctatttttagAAAAGGCAGGGGGAAGGGGCTGCCAAAGAACTGATTTGTGTTGTCAGTTCCTTGCTTACAGCATAAGAGTTTTGCAGGTGGCTGTGAGATTTAGGCTAGAcgtgaggaaaaggttcttcacccagaggtgctggacactggaacaggctccccagggaggtgtcccggccccaacctgacagtgttcaagaagagactggacaacgtcctcgGACCCatggggtgacctgtggggtgtcctgtgcagggacaggggttgggctccatgatcctgtgggtccctccagctcaggacattccgtgattctatgaGATGCACAGAACACGTAGGCCCATCACCTCAGGCGGTTGCTTTTCATTGTTGATGGTTTTCTGTGCCTTTGCAGACAAACGGCAATTCCAACGGGCTCGTGCCGATGCTGAGGGTCTACAACAACACCGCTCGCTACGTGGATCAAGGTGGAAACAAGGTACCGGCTTTCCGTTAAATTAGAGAAGGGAACCTCAGGCCAGAGGGAGGTTCCACCTCTGTGATTGACCCAATAAAGTCGATGAGCTGACAAAGTGGTTGTAGATGACACATAATTAAAGCCAGGCGTTTTCCCGCATTCTGGTAGATATTCCGGTGTTCCCCTTTCTCTATACATTCTATCACGCAGGTATATTTTTGGGACATCTGCTGTGTGATACGCACGTGTTACATCAGCCTCCTGCGCTGGTTTTTCATCACTCCTTGACCAGTGAATTCAGGTGTCaggctgcagaaagctgcttgATCCGTGTTCTTTGTCTTCGGATGGTCCAGAGGCCAATGGAGACGTGACTCAATAAGTAAATCTAAGATTTGTCAAACTATTGACAcagaggaaatatatttttggtaCTAAATTGAGAATCTGGAACTAGTAACACAGCCCAGTTCCAACGAGTAACACAAAAAGGCACATTGAAATTGCCTTAACAGGACTATAAACCCAGGCTCTGGTTAGTGTGGGGTATTGTGTGTGCTCAGGAGCAGCGGAGGAGGTTTTGTTTCCGAGGGAAGTTTGTTCTGATCTCGACTGTGTTTTATGTATCAGAGACCCGGGGCTTTTGCCATCTACCTGGAGCCGTGGCATCTGGACATCTTTGAGTTTCTTGACTTGAAGAAGAACACGGGGAAGGAGGAGCAGCGAGCCAGAGACCTTTTCTTTGCCCTCTGGATTCCAGATCTCTTCATGAAGCGAGTTGAAACCAACCAGGTGAGAAGCTGGACTGGTGCAGAACTGGTCTGTTACTGGTGGAGGAGGTGACCAGCCTGGGACAGAGCTCaccaggggctgcagagctgtccGAGCAGTGGAGGGATGGCCTGGAAAAGCCGCTGCAGCCCTGTTGAGAACCAGGCTCTGCAGGTAGGGAAGGAAGCTGGAGAACTCCAGTGGGACTCTCTGCATCATCTTGCAGCCTGTGACTTATGTACTGATACTGTTATGGTAAATTTTTACTCTGGAGTTTCCTTAAAGCatcaaaatctgaaataaattgaTCTTCATATGGCTGCTtggatttgctttaaaatgggTTCTATCTTGAGAACCAGTCATTTCAAGACTGAAAATGGAGTTTCGTCATGAATGGTCatataattcattttaaaataaatctgactAGTGTGATAAACACCTTCCCCCtgtctgctggcagagctggttcCTGGTTTTTCGGGACGGGAGGTTTAGTTTGCGTGTTCCTGCTTGCAGCAGATTTGCTGATCAAATTGAATTCCTTTAATTAACAGAGTGCCTAAAGATTTTCTCcgaatatttttccttctcacagGACTGGTCCTTAATGTGTCCAAACGAGTGTCCTGGCCTGGATGAGGTTTGGGGAGAGGAATTTGAGAAACTATATGAGAGGTAAGAAAAGTGAATAGACGTTGAAGTTGTCGTCCCTTTCCAGAACCACCCTGGTTGGTGTGTGGGAGCCGAAGTGCAGGTTTGCGGGGTTGGCTCACAAGGGGTCAGCGGTTCCATTATCAGATCAATAAAAGGACAAAGACAGGGAATCTCTGCTTACGGTTTGCTTCAAACTGTGACCTGCTCAGACAGAGCTGTGGATGAGTGGTTGGTTTAGCTTGTTAGAGGGAAATTCTGCAGTGATCCCTGCTTGAAGTGGTCGATGGCTTTGTTCTGAACGACTTGTATCAGTGCAAGATTCCTTTGTTGTAGCGaaagatttctgtttcctttgaaCAAGGGCAATCTTGACACCCTGCTGTCCAGACCTCCTGGCTAGTTCAGCGTTCACACAGTTCAGAAGCAAACGGGGTTGTTCCTGCCAGAGAACCTGTGTTAAAAATGATTGTTTTTCACTGCTGTTTTTGAGGAGCCTGAGGTTCACTAAACAGCCTGTTCCCCGTTGCAGTTACGAGCAGCAGGGACGTGTCCGCAGGGTGGTGAAGGCCCAGCAGCTCTGGTACGCCATCATCGAGTCCCAGACGGAGACCGGCACGCCGTACATGCTGTACAAAGACGCCTGCAACCGCAAGAGCAACCAGCAGAACCTGGGCACCATCAAGTGCAGCAACCTGTGCACGGAAATCGTGGAGTACACCAGCAAAGACGAGGTGGGTGGAGAGCAGGAACTTGCTGGGACCACTCCTGTTGCTGCTTTCTAGAACATGTCGGGTTGGGGAAGGGAACAGGCAGCTCAAAAAATTGCGGGGATGTTTTCTCTGGAGTACTTGCAGCTCTTGCACTGACCCTGTGTGTGGGTTTCCTCTCCCTTCCATCTCCTGtggaggatttggggtgaaACAAGGTACCTCTGAAAGTGTGAGGGAGAAGCGAGCTCTTGGGCTCGCTGGGAGCTGGTGTAAGAACCCTTCAGTGAATGATTCAGTAAACCCACACCTCTCTGACCCCCAGACCAAGGTTTCACTATCGATTCCCCCCGAGATCCTCGTGAACTGCCCTGATCTTGgtgctctgcagatgtgctgtGTTTGGACCGCAGCAttgcaaaaaaaggcaaaggaagaCGTAGAAATGAGTTAGTGCTGAGCGCACAGAGCGTTTCTAGTGCAATGAAGCTCTTGAGGCTGTTGTAACTGAAACTATCAGTTTCTACTAGTTATTCTTTAGCTTACGCTCTTTGGCATATTCATAAAGTCCTGAGCAGCCTAGAAGAGATAGAGAGCCATCCTGCCTGCACTGCACAAGAAATTTTTAGCTTACTTCAGTTCTCCTGGCATTGAAAATAATATTAGTGTTTAAAATTGTTCCCAAAATGCCCCAATATAGTCTGGATCTCACTGAGATCGGCTGTTGGTTCTGGTAACACAAGAAATGGTTGGGCTTAGTTTCTGGAAGGATGGCTTGTGGGCAACAGGATTGACCAGGCTGGATTTTTGTGGTGATATTCGAATGTTCTAAACCTTTTTTGAATTGTTGTTAACCCTTTTTGCAACTCACAAGACGGCACAGAAATGAGGAGTGGGTTTTTCCAGCCTTGTAGGTCGCTTGGttctttgtttctgtgtattttggCTAGAGAGCATGCTCCGGGACTGAGATTGCATGGGTTTTGTTGGCTGCCATGCATGTTTCCACCGTGTTTTCTGCACAGGTCGCAGTTTGTAACTTGGCCTCGATAGCCCTGAACATGTACGTCACCTCGGAGCACACCTATGATTTCAAGAAGCTGGCCGAAGTCACCAAAGTTATCGTCCGAAACCTCAACAAAATCATCGACATCAACTACTACCCAGTGCCAGAGGTGGGTGCTGCGCTGAGGGGCCGGTGGCAAAGGGCCTGATATTCCCCAGTGATCCCGGTTTGGTCCCGTAGCGATCCCAGTTCGGTCCCCTAATGATCCCAGTTCAGCCATGAGCAGAAGGAATCAGCGAGGGATTTTGAAAACCCGTTCTGGCCAAAAGTTGGGAGTTTCGTTAACAACCTCTTTGCAGATGCGACCCGTTGTCAGTGACTTTTTAAGCTGCAACTCAGAACGGTTCCTTAGTGAAGCAGTTGTGGAAAAAACCTCCCCTTGAGCTGGTTCTGcacttgggcttttttttcacGTGTGGATTTCTGTAAATCTCAGAACAGCACTAGAACAGGGTGGAAAGTGGAACAGAGAGAAGGATCCTGGAAAGATTTTGAGAAGATGTAACTGAGTCTTTTATGGTTTTATGTGTTTTTGGGCGGGTGCACTGACTGCTTTCTGGAAGGGACATGGGGAGAGGGTTGGGAACTGTCGAGAGCAATGGGATCAGGTTTGCTGTGTGACAGGAACACAGATGAGCAGCAGAGCGGGGTCTGTGGGGCGGACATAACCAAATACCCAAAGCGTGAAGCCAAACCTGATGAGGATCAGATTTTTCTAGCACG from Caloenas nicobarica isolate bCalNic1 chromosome 1, bCalNic1.hap1, whole genome shotgun sequence includes the following:
- the RRM1 gene encoding ribonucleoside-diphosphate reductase large subunit; translated protein: MVKGCVEAVAVGEDGTEGAGARRQDGARSLSRRGGALRRRGGVSALGGSGKRRDRAWRSGAVGDATAAMHVVKRDGRQERVMFDKITSRIQKLCYGLNADFVDPAQITMKVIQGLYSGVTTVELDTLAAETAATLTTKHPDYAILAARIAVSNLHKETKKVFSDVMDDLYNYINPHNGKHSPMISKETLDIVLANKDRLNSAIIYDRDFSYNYFGFKTLERSYLLKINSKVAERPQHMLMRVAVGIHKTDIDAAIETYNLLSERWFTHASPTLFNAGTNRPQLSSCFLLCMKDDSIEGIYDTLKHCALISKSAGGIGLAVSCIRATGSYIAGTNGNSNGLVPMLRVYNNTARYVDQGGNKRPGAFAIYLEPWHLDIFEFLDLKKNTGKEEQRARDLFFALWIPDLFMKRVETNQDWSLMCPNECPGLDEVWGEEFEKLYESYEQQGRVRRVVKAQQLWYAIIESQTETGTPYMLYKDACNRKSNQQNLGTIKCSNLCTEIVEYTSKDEVAVCNLASIALNMYVTSEHTYDFKKLAEVTKVIVRNLNKIIDINYYPVPEAARSNRRHRPIGIGVQGLADAFILMRYPFESPEAQRLNQHIFETIYYGALEASCELAREQGPYETYEGSPVSKGILQYDMWNVTPSDLWDWKALKEKIAKYGVRNSLLLSPMPTASTAQILGNNESIEPYTSNIYTRRVLSGEFQVVNPHLLKDLTERGLWNEEMKNQIIAHNGSIQNIPEIPEDLKQLYKTVWEISQKTILKMAADRGAFIDQSQSLNIHIAEPNYGKLTSMHFYGWKQGLKTGMYYLRTKPAANPIQFTLNKEKLREREKASKEEEEKERNKAAMVCSLENREECLMCGS